A part of Sinorhizobium chiapasense genomic DNA contains:
- the uraD gene encoding 2-oxo-4-hydroxy-4-carboxy-5-ureidoimidazoline decarboxylase, with translation MSEREAFVSRFGGVFEHSPWVAERAYDRAASAGLTAGNIHSALCCAFRAASPAERRAVLKAHPDLAGKLAIAGKLTADSRAEQASAGLDRLSPEEHQRFTALNAAYTKKFGFPFIIAVKGLTKDDILAAFERRIDNSAEEEFETACAQVEQIARLRLRSMLPGDEDV, from the coding sequence ATGTCCGAAAGGGAGGCCTTCGTCAGCCGCTTCGGCGGTGTTTTCGAGCATTCGCCATGGGTGGCGGAGCGCGCCTACGACCGCGCCGCTTCCGCCGGGCTGACGGCGGGCAACATCCATTCGGCGCTTTGCTGCGCCTTCCGCGCGGCGTCGCCCGCCGAACGCCGCGCCGTCCTCAAGGCCCATCCGGATCTTGCCGGCAAGCTTGCGATTGCCGGCAAGCTGACCGCCGACTCCCGGGCCGAGCAGGCGTCCGCCGGACTGGACCGCCTTTCACCCGAAGAGCATCAGCGATTCACCGCGCTCAACGCCGCCTACACGAAGAAGTTCGGGTTTCCCTTCATCATTGCGGTCAAGGGGCTGACGAAGGACGACATTCTTGCCGCTTTCGAAAGGCGGATTGACAATTCGGCGGAAGAAGAATTTGAAACCGCCTGCGCGCAGGTGGAGCAGATCGCCCGGCTGCGGCTCAGATCCATGCTGCCCGGAGATGAAGATGTCTGA
- the puuE gene encoding allantoinase PuuE, with protein sequence MAATSYPRDLMGYGRTPPQVRWPGDAHIAVQFVLNYEEGGESCILDGDPASECLLSEIVGAQPWPGQRNLNMESIYEYGARAGFWRLWRLFTSRGVTLTVYGVTLAMARNPEAVAAMKEAGWEIASHGLRWLEYKDFPEEVEREHIREVVRLHTELTGERPLGIYQGKPSVNTLKLVLEEGGFLYSCDSYADELPYWVPGLAADKPHLIIPYTLDANDMRFATNQGFNSGDQFFTYLKDTFDVLYTEGEEGSPKMMNIGLHCRLVGRPGRAAALARFIDYVMSHDKVWIPRRIDIARHWYDHHKPEGVR encoded by the coding sequence ATGGCAGCGACTTCCTATCCGCGCGATCTCATGGGCTATGGGCGGACGCCGCCGCAGGTGCGTTGGCCGGGCGATGCGCACATCGCGGTGCAGTTCGTCCTGAACTACGAGGAGGGGGGCGAAAGCTGCATTCTCGATGGCGATCCGGCGTCGGAATGCCTGCTGTCGGAGATTGTCGGCGCGCAGCCCTGGCCGGGCCAGCGCAATCTCAACATGGAATCGATCTATGAGTATGGCGCTCGTGCCGGCTTCTGGCGCCTGTGGCGCCTGTTCACGAGCCGCGGTGTCACGCTCACGGTCTACGGCGTGACGCTTGCGATGGCGCGCAACCCGGAGGCAGTCGCGGCGATGAAGGAGGCGGGCTGGGAGATCGCCAGTCACGGGCTGCGCTGGCTCGAATACAAGGATTTCCCGGAGGAGGTCGAGCGTGAGCACATCCGCGAGGTCGTCCGCCTGCATACGGAACTGACGGGTGAGCGGCCGCTCGGCATCTATCAGGGCAAGCCCTCGGTCAACACGTTGAAGCTCGTGCTGGAGGAGGGCGGTTTTCTCTATTCCTGCGATTCCTATGCGGACGAGCTTCCCTACTGGGTTCCTGGATTGGCCGCCGACAAGCCGCATCTCATCATTCCCTATACGCTCGACGCCAACGACATGCGCTTTGCCACCAATCAGGGATTCAATTCCGGCGACCAGTTCTTTACCTATCTCAAAGACACGTTCGACGTGCTCTATACGGAGGGCGAGGAAGGCAGCCCGAAGATGATGAACATCGGCCTGCATTGCCGCCTCGTCGGTCGGCCCGGCCGCGCTGCCGCACTCGCCCGCTTCATCGACTACGTCATGTCCCACGACAAGGTCTGGATACCGCGCCGCATCGACATTGCGCGCCATTGGTACGATCATCACAAGCCGGAAGGTGTGCGCTGA
- a CDS encoding DUF1045 domain-containing protein, translated as MRYAICFTPPMGDPLSAVAASWLGRNVYSDEPTELPSVAGLSVSEIAFHTAAPRRFGFHAMIMAPFCLNPATDEADLLKALMHFASAETPFEIARIEVARFSQCWGLVPQVPSHEMHLLAARVVQTFDRFRAPISEDEIERCDPDRLTAPQFSNLHRWGDPYVMDEYRFHMKLTGALNPETARRMEAPLRELFEPHLEKPLAVGSLALFIEQDPGSPMRVHSQHPLGKIFARLRDGTAKRPSTENLTEGRVARPIPLIMASLLAGC; from the coding sequence ATGCGTTACGCCATTTGTTTCACCCCGCCTATGGGGGACCCGCTGTCGGCAGTGGCCGCCAGCTGGCTTGGGCGGAATGTCTATTCGGATGAGCCGACGGAACTGCCTTCTGTTGCCGGATTGAGCGTTTCGGAGATCGCCTTCCATACGGCAGCACCCCGCCGCTTCGGCTTTCATGCCATGATCATGGCGCCGTTCTGCCTCAACCCGGCGACGGACGAAGCCGATCTGCTGAAGGCGCTGATGCATTTCGCCAGCGCCGAAACGCCTTTCGAAATCGCGCGAATTGAGGTTGCCCGGTTCAGCCAGTGCTGGGGGTTGGTGCCGCAGGTGCCGAGCCACGAAATGCATCTGCTCGCCGCTCGTGTCGTGCAGACATTCGACAGGTTTCGCGCGCCGATAAGCGAGGACGAGATCGAACGGTGCGATCCGGACCGGCTGACTGCGCCGCAATTCAGCAACCTTCATCGCTGGGGCGATCCCTATGTGATGGACGAGTATCGTTTTCACATGAAGCTGACGGGTGCCTTGAATCCGGAAACCGCCCGGCGCATGGAGGCGCCCCTGCGTGAGCTTTTCGAGCCGCATCTGGAAAAGCCGTTGGCTGTCGGCAGCCTTGCGCTGTTCATCGAGCAGGATCCGGGCTCTCCGATGCGGGTTCATTCTCAGCATCCGCTTGGCAAGATTTTCGCCCGTCTGCGCGACGGCACGGCGAAACGGCCGTCCACCGAAAACCTGACTGAAGGTCGCGTCGCCAGACCCATCCCCTTGATCATGGCCTCCTTGCTTGCGGGCTGCTAG